From the Carboxydocella sporoproducens DSM 16521 genome, one window contains:
- the hepT gene encoding type VII toxin-antitoxin system HepT family RNase toxin, with product MVRREVLAKRLEQLNLSIEKINRYRYLTDEEFLADEIAQDVVEYNLFIAINMIVDMATHIVVDNNMGRPQKMADAFDILYREKLISKQQKDIFQKMVGFRNILSHEYLKIDKKIVFAIMKKHLDDFKNFILMVNENFMPKQEL from the coding sequence ATGGTGAGACGGGAAGTACTAGCGAAACGGCTGGAGCAACTTAATTTATCAATTGAAAAAATTAATAGATACCGATATCTAACAGATGAAGAATTTTTAGCCGATGAAATTGCTCAGGATGTGGTTGAGTACAACTTGTTTATTGCCATCAATATGATTGTGGACATGGCTACGCACATAGTTGTTGATAACAATATGGGTCGCCCGCAAAAAATGGCGGACGCTTTTGATATTTTGTACCGTGAAAAACTTATTAGTAAACAGCAAAAAGATATATTTCAAAAGATGGTAGGATTTCGTAATATTCTTTCTCATGAGTATTTAAAAATAGACAAAAAAATTGTATTTGCGATAATGAAAAAGCATCTTGATGATTTCAAAAATTTTATTTTAATGGTAAATGAAAATTTTATGCCCAAACAGGAGCTCTAA
- the mntA gene encoding type VII toxin-antitoxin system MntA family adenylyltransferase antitoxin — protein sequence MEREKLGRYLAAKPNILFAFLFGSWARGDAREDSDVDIAVYLKDRDYDILEYLDWKRDLEEICGRTVDLAILNEATPLLKYQVYLDGVLLFSKDDILASNFLVRALFEYEDIRPYLELTYKRMIERIRQEVKGNGETGSTSETAGAT from the coding sequence ATGGAAAGGGAAAAACTCGGCCGCTACCTGGCAGCAAAACCAAATATTCTATTTGCCTTTCTTTTTGGCTCCTGGGCCCGCGGGGATGCGCGGGAGGACAGTGATGTGGATATTGCTGTATATCTAAAAGATCGGGATTACGATATACTGGAATATTTGGACTGGAAAAGGGACCTGGAGGAGATTTGCGGTCGTACAGTGGATTTGGCTATCCTGAATGAGGCCACTCCTTTACTCAAATATCAGGTCTATCTGGATGGAGTATTGTTGTTCAGCAAGGACGATATCCTGGCCAGTAATTTCCTGGTCAGAGCCTTGTTCGAATATGAGGATATACGGCCTTATCTGGAATTGACCTACAAACGCATGATAGAGAGAATACGCCAGGAGGTGAAAGGAAATGGTGAGACGGGAAGTACTAGCGAAACGGCTGGAGCAACTTAA